AGCGTTACTATGACGCAGTCAACGTTCCGTCGGCGCAGCGGCGACGCACAGTTGCGGcaagtattttgaaaaaaattcgcaGTCAGTCTATAGCAAATCATGGATCGGAAAAGACGTCTAGCATTGCTCCTATTACTACGTCACCGCCGAAATCGACGCAAGATCACAAGACGGTACTGGATCAGTCCTTTCATTTCATTAAGAAATCGTGatggacagttttttttttagaatatcggGAGTTGCTATTAGACGAAaagaagttttataatttttttagaatgagTGTATCCAGCTTCGAATGTTTATTGAAGTCCTTAGAACCACACATACGAAAAAACTATACTAATATGAGGAATCCAGTGGAACCAGTAGAAATGCTGGGAATCACTTTAAGGtaactatataaatatatttaagtaataaaaatataacagtttttttggtttgtttaatTAGTAATCAACTCACAAATAATCAGcaattgtcataattttaaatttagacattATTTAAGAGAGTAATCAACTCACAAATAATCAGcaattgtcataattttaaatttagacattATTTAAGAGAGATATCATCCAGTAATTACAAATTAGAAAAATCGTATTCAGTTTCTTCACTTGCTTGAGATGTTTCTGGAGATgtaattgaattattaaaatcagaaaTGTATGTACTTTGAAAATTTGCTGTTTGATACCCATATGGTGGTTGGTGAGACGTTGATGGGCCACTCACATATGATGATGTTTGTCCATACCGCATTTCATCTATAATTTGTATAACTTTACTTTGGAAACGGAGAGTTTCTCGGTCGGAAAATTCTTGAATAGATGGCAATATAGCTCTGAAAAAGGACATATGGCGATTTTCCGGCTCCTTGAGAAGTTTTAGTCCTTCTCTTTCAAACTCATCCATTTGCATTGCCCTTTTGCGCGCGACTGGAACATAGCGCGGAGTGTTGTCTGTGGTAATGTCATCATTTGTAGACGTAGATTCATTGTTGATTTCTCTAGGCGAGTCTAAGCTAGATTCGGTGGCATTTTGTTCCACTTTTCTCAAAAAAAGGAGTTGATTGTATAAATGATACTTCTTCAGTTTCGTAGCGCCCGAGCCCGATTTTGAtgcttcttttaatttttttgaatatctgaagtaattatcttttacacttctccatttttttattaaatcattaCCTGCAAAACCAATAGTAAAcatgatttaataatttatacataGTGAATTTCTCGATAAAATTTAATGACATATTCAGATATCGTTAACAAACACTATGTGACCGACTCTGGAATCGTGAAAATATAACAGCTGTTACATACAAAAAGCAATACCTACTGAATCAAAATGTATGCAACAGCTGCTATTTTTTTCGCGATTCCAGAATTAATTGGTTACATAGAGAAAGTTATTTGCTATCGATGTCTGAATATGTCAGTATTTTTTTTCGGGTATCTATCTATCTcataaatgcatattataataattattttcttttcagatACCTAGGAAGTGGAAATTCAATAACTGATTTacatttcaaattcaaacggGGAAAATCTACTATTGCATATATAATACAAAGAGTTTGTCGTGCTATATGGACCAATCTTCTTCGAGACAACATCCCTGAACTGACAACTGAAAGTTTCCAAACAATAGCGAGGGGTTTTGATGTAAAGGCAAATTTTCCTCAATGTGTTGGTGCCATCGACGGCAAACATATCCGCGTGTGTAATCCTGCAAATAGTggctcacttttttttaattataaagccTTTTTTTCGATTGTGTTGCTAGCTATTGTGGATTCAAATTACAAATTCGTATTTGTCGACATCGGTGCATACGGAAAAGAATGCGATTCAACCATATTACAAAATTCTAAACTGTACGAGCTAATGATTAACAACAACTTACCACTACCTCAACCCCAGCCACTCTCTGGTAGCAATATACCAACCCCGTATGTATTTGTGGGTGACGAAGCTTTTGGACTGAGCAAACATATTATGCGTCCATATGGCGGTCAAAATCTCGACTTACAACAAAAGGTTTTCAATTACCGTCTAAGCAGAGCCAGAAGATATGTCGAATGCGCTTTTGGGATTATGGCTAACAAATGGCGCATTTTTCACAGACCGATAGACGTGTCCTATGACTTCGCTACTGACATTATAAAAGCATGTTGTGTATTACACAATTTTGTCGCTGATCGAGATGGTTTTAGACAAAGAGATAAATTTGCTATAAGTGTTGATGAATTTCTCCCAATACAACCCGTACATGAAGAACAGACAGCACCGAATGTCATAAGACAGCAATATGCGACCTATTTTATGACTAGAGGAACTCTGCCTTGGCAGCTAAATAAGGTATAATTGTATTATGAGGGTTTTCAAGATTTTCTTGCACCGCCAATTCCGcgatcagtaaaaaaataatattttatacctactcagCGTAGTCTAGGTTAGTTTTGagctaagtaataaaatagtacTCACGCTAATCTAAATTCcctaagttttaaaattttagagtgtcgagatattaattttgtactgatcgcggaattggcggtgcaagaaaatcttgaaagccctcttaaataaaaaaaacataaatatctGTACTGTGAACTCACCAACTTTATTTTTTCGTTCAGCTGTGAAATTCTCGTAATcaggaaataaaacttttgataTGTCTTCCCAggcttttgtttttaaatttttatttttaaaatctacgtTTGACTTGTCCCATATAATTTCCCTTTCCTGTATCAATGTAATCAAGTAATCTATGTCAATTTCTTCAATGGTATTCATTTTACCctgcaaataaaactaattaccctgcaaataaaactaaatacaaaaacgtaaacgtaaaacgaaATGAGCTTCCGTGTATCCTCTCTGTCAACGCACAAGCAACTGAGCGCTGACGCTCCGACGTCGCACGAGTACACCCCCTCCCGCTTCGTCTCGGGGGCTGCTGTCCGTCATGTGTGCGTTGCGACGACGCAGCGCGCCGTGTGAACACCTTGgttatttgtatgtaaaacaACGCAGTGGTAGCGCTGCGTCGACGCAACGCTGACGCAACGCGCCGTGTGGACTGGCTCTTAGGCCgctggattggcagacttcacatacaacattatgaagaactctcacgCTTGCAGatttct
The DNA window shown above is from Maniola hyperantus chromosome 1, iAphHyp1.2, whole genome shotgun sequence and carries:
- the LOC117982505 gene encoding uncharacterized protein, with product MDRKRRLALLLLLRHRRNRRKITRRMSVSSFECLLKSLEPHIRKNYTNMRNPVEPVEMLGITLRYLGSGNSITDLHFKFKRGKSTIAYIIQRVCRAIWTNLLRDNIPELTTESFQTIARGFDVKANFPQCVGAIDGKHIRVCNPANSGSLFFNYKAFFSIVLLAIVDSNYKFVFVDIGAYGKECDSTILQNSKLYELMINNNLPLPQPQPLSGSNIPTPYVFVGDEAFGLSKHIMRPYGGQNLDLQQKVFNYRLSRARRYVECAFGIMANKWRIFHRPIDVSYDFATDIIKACCVLHNFVADRDGFRQRDKFAISVDEFLPIQPVHEEQTAPNVIRQQYATYFMTRGTLPWQLNKV